In Saccharomycodes ludwigii strain NBRC 1722 chromosome III, whole genome shotgun sequence, one DNA window encodes the following:
- the LDO16 gene encoding Ldo16p (similar to Saccharomyces cerevisiae YMR148W | OSW5 | Outer Spore Wall) produces MLIVSALYFTIYFILFVIVASIAALFVGPLMIISSFFAMNVVLFGFLSNLFYQGAQFIYERFVFILQNLLKRMAEQIPPNGAHKLSSSSPAVTHSKANIQTYTDNFNRKFTTLFKFFKKDATLNDEAVNEQYYPTQQPQPSTVNIVDAEVTPDVVNDVTIIH; encoded by the coding sequence atgTTGATCGTTTCAGCTTTGTATTTCaccatttattttattttatttgtgatAGTGGCATCTATAGCAGCTTTATTTGTTGGTCCATTAATGATAATCTCGTCGTTTTTTGCAATGAACGTTGTTTTGTTCGGGTTTTTAAGTAACTTGTTTTATCAAGGTGCACAGTTTATCTACGAAAGATTTGtgtttattttacaaaatttattaaaaaggaTGGCTGAACAAATCCCACCAAATGGTGCTCATAAGTTATCATCCTCTTCTCCAGCCGTTACCCATTCAAAAGCTAACATTCAAACATATACCGACAAttttaatagaaaattTACTACActgtttaaatttttcaaaaaagatGCTACTTTAAATGATGAGGCAGTGAATGAGCAATATTATCCTACTCAACAGCCACAACCATCGACAGTTAATATAGTCGATGCAGAAGTTACGCCCGATGTTGTCAATGATGTTACTATCATTCATTAA